In one window of Polynucleobacter sp. AM-7D1 DNA:
- a CDS encoding alpha/beta hydrolase gives MNSRTKIIHIDGVVGQIEMSIDLPDELKTNADFLVRGLALVAHPHPLMGGTMDNKVAQTMARAFNQLGYVSVRPNFRGVGATAGVHDDGIGEMEDLLHVTDWMRTPSGWNQFEASSQQAWTQTANTLPLVVSGFSFGSFVGTHLVQRLSELGRPAERLVMVGSAAGKWVLAPVPADTILIHGEVDETIPLIDVLDWARPQELTVQVVPGADHFFHRRLHCIRNIITGAWLGMPDHRNQ, from the coding sequence ATGAATAGCCGTACAAAAATCATTCATATTGATGGTGTTGTGGGTCAAATCGAAATGTCGATTGACCTACCGGATGAGTTAAAAACCAATGCTGATTTTTTAGTGAGGGGTTTAGCCCTAGTTGCCCATCCTCATCCGTTAATGGGTGGAACCATGGATAACAAAGTCGCACAAACTATGGCGCGTGCTTTTAATCAGTTGGGTTACGTCAGTGTTCGTCCGAATTTTCGAGGCGTAGGGGCTACTGCTGGTGTGCATGATGACGGTATTGGCGAGATGGAAGATCTACTGCATGTCACTGATTGGATGCGAACCCCCTCAGGCTGGAATCAATTTGAAGCTAGCTCACAACAAGCGTGGACCCAGACTGCAAATACTTTGCCTTTAGTCGTTTCTGGTTTTTCATTTGGAAGTTTTGTCGGGACGCATTTGGTGCAACGCTTGTCAGAGCTTGGGCGCCCAGCTGAACGACTCGTCATGGTGGGAAGTGCTGCAGGTAAGTGGGTCTTGGCGCCGGTGCCTGCCGACACGATTTTGATTCATGGCGAGGTGGATGAAACTATTCCCTTGATCGATGTCTTAGATTGGGCGCGTCCTCAAGAATTAACTGTTCAGGTAGTGCCAGGCGCAGATCATTTTTTCCACCGACGTCTACATTGCATACGCAATATCATCACCGGTGCTTGGTTAGGTATGCCTGATCATCGCAATCAATAA
- a CDS encoding ferredoxin translates to MTFKHHVFFCLNQRKNGEDCCDRHNAFALFEYAKSRVKELGLSGPEKIRINKAGCLDRCADGPVAVIYPEGIWYTFVDTEDIEEIIQSHLVQGRPVERLRLA, encoded by the coding sequence ATGACCTTTAAACACCATGTTTTTTTCTGCCTAAATCAGCGTAAGAATGGCGAAGATTGTTGCGATCGTCATAATGCATTTGCATTATTTGAGTATGCAAAAAGTCGTGTGAAAGAGCTGGGTTTATCAGGCCCAGAAAAAATTCGCATAAACAAGGCAGGATGTTTAGATCGCTGCGCTGATGGACCAGTAGCAGTAATTTATCCAGAGGGTATTTGGTACACATTTGTCGATACTGAAGACATTGAAGAAATTATTCAGTCTCACTTAGTGCAGGGGCGCCCAGTAGAGCGTCTGCGGTTAGCGTAA
- a CDS encoding VanZ family protein has product MHHEDQRPRKFVWPLQAMPLARAISLSYALLILYVSLNPFDFHFDNGIATLAWLDAPLPRFITLFDVSVNILAYIPLGFLLVFACYPRWQNFVALGIALGLSAALALSVESLQTWLPTRIPSQMDWWANVLGALLGGLLAIPLGPQWLSGSVVRRRFDQWFGLNWAACALFLLFPWTQIYPQSSWLGTGVWGHAIFASVDWGTMVINHVVQESIITAVCWLGTGLLLSLGMRAKAPQWKILNSLLCFTVLVKIAFTALQFGAVFSLVWLTAGAIWGMLLGSLLLRWALRFSVSNKVWLAITCLLSATLAINLLPDNPYFILTLRQWYQGRLLHFNELMQWVSVVWLPLALIWALRNRTAFSSKTELR; this is encoded by the coding sequence ATGCATCACGAAGATCAGCGTCCTCGCAAGTTTGTTTGGCCCCTCCAGGCGATGCCCTTAGCTAGGGCCATTAGCTTGAGCTACGCACTTTTAATCCTTTACGTCAGCCTCAATCCCTTTGATTTCCACTTTGACAATGGTATTGCTACATTAGCGTGGTTGGATGCCCCTTTGCCTCGCTTTATTACGCTCTTTGATGTCTCGGTCAACATCTTGGCCTATATCCCTCTAGGGTTTTTGTTGGTCTTTGCCTGCTACCCACGTTGGCAAAATTTTGTTGCTTTAGGGATCGCCTTGGGCTTGAGTGCAGCATTAGCATTAAGTGTGGAGTCCTTGCAAACCTGGCTACCCACCCGGATACCGAGTCAAATGGATTGGTGGGCCAATGTATTGGGTGCTTTGTTAGGTGGCTTGCTAGCTATTCCCCTAGGCCCCCAGTGGCTCTCTGGAAGTGTGGTGCGCCGTCGTTTTGACCAGTGGTTTGGATTGAACTGGGCCGCTTGCGCCCTGTTTCTACTTTTTCCATGGACTCAGATCTATCCCCAGAGTTCTTGGTTGGGGACGGGAGTGTGGGGGCATGCGATTTTTGCCTCAGTTGACTGGGGAACCATGGTGATAAACCATGTTGTACAGGAATCCATCATTACAGCGGTCTGCTGGCTGGGTACTGGGCTTCTGCTGTCTCTAGGGATGCGTGCAAAAGCTCCTCAGTGGAAAATCTTGAACAGCCTACTTTGCTTCACCGTTCTGGTAAAAATTGCCTTTACGGCATTGCAATTCGGGGCAGTATTTAGCTTGGTGTGGCTCACGGCTGGCGCTATCTGGGGGATGCTGCTGGGAAGTCTGTTGCTGAGATGGGCCCTCCGGTTTTCTGTAAGCAATAAAGTTTGGCTTGCGATCACTTGCTTGCTGAGTGCCACCCTGGCAATTAATCTCTTACCAGACAATCCTTACTTCATTTTGACATTACGGCAGTGGTACCAGGGCCGGCTATTACACTTTAATGAACTAATGCAATGGGTTTCAGTAGTATGGTTGCCATTGGCTTTAATTTGGGCACTCCGAAATCGGACTGCCTTTAGTTCAAAAACTGAATTGAGATAA
- a CDS encoding biotin--[acetyl-CoA-carboxylase] ligase, with product MSPNCILERVAATKSTNDDLLARWRAGELIDPVARIAHEQTSGKGRAGRAWLSNPEDTLCFSLAYPFDKRPNELSGLSLVIGLAVVSGIAEALGANEHALYQQGLRLKWPNDLLLNHSKLGGILIEGGQSNPNSPTWMVIGLGLNLRNALLIAKNLDVQSSLGVAALDQLVPHQKPLPDTEFIWLKLIDSFEKHLAQFKQHGFGYFKNSWAPWDAYNNQSVCISGAGKEPIIGISGGVDDTGALILKQQGKSIVIHAGDVSLRVQS from the coding sequence ATGAGTCCGAATTGCATCCTAGAACGTGTAGCCGCCACCAAATCGACTAATGATGATTTATTGGCTCGCTGGCGTGCCGGGGAGCTAATCGATCCCGTTGCCCGCATTGCCCACGAGCAGACTTCTGGCAAAGGCAGAGCTGGAAGAGCTTGGCTTTCCAACCCAGAAGACACGCTATGCTTTTCCTTGGCCTACCCATTCGATAAACGCCCTAATGAGCTTAGCGGACTCAGTTTAGTAATTGGGCTGGCAGTCGTCTCCGGCATTGCTGAGGCTCTAGGAGCCAATGAACACGCGCTCTATCAGCAAGGTTTAAGACTAAAGTGGCCGAACGATTTACTGCTAAATCATTCCAAACTTGGTGGCATTCTGATTGAGGGTGGGCAAAGCAATCCAAACTCACCTACTTGGATGGTGATCGGACTAGGCCTAAATCTACGCAATGCATTACTGATTGCAAAGAATCTCGATGTCCAATCCTCACTTGGAGTTGCCGCTTTGGATCAACTCGTTCCCCACCAAAAACCTCTTCCCGATACTGAATTTATTTGGCTAAAACTCATTGATTCATTTGAAAAGCATTTAGCTCAATTTAAGCAGCATGGATTTGGGTATTTTAAAAATTCCTGGGCACCTTGGGATGCATATAACAATCAATCTGTTTGCATATCAGGTGCAGGCAAAGAGCCTATCATCGGAATTTCTGGTGGTGTTGATGATACTGGCGCACTGATCCTAAAGCAGCAGGGCAAATCCATTGTTATTCATGCAGGCGATGTTTCTTTGCGAGTTCAATCATGA
- a CDS encoding type III pantothenate kinase: MSLYLVFDLGNTRLKWAAVESTQNISDRNKKLWAYSGSISNKSFQSPELRAELSDYISKTLPKPDAIAFCCVAGNAAIQNLRSLFPQWQELEWKQLSGGSTYEGVRTLYQDPSKLGADRWAALIGARALSNTNTLVINAGTATTIDLLGGNGVHYGGWILPGLSLMHESLQQNTAQLPLAVRPSKPEIQAGFGITTDEAITGGCDAAQIGAILRAVYLAKSMNHPVERIWLDGGNAKILANAIKQFPELASLPIEPIEGLVLRGLWAWLLQNL; the protein is encoded by the coding sequence ATGAGTCTCTATTTAGTATTTGATCTTGGTAATACTCGGCTGAAGTGGGCCGCTGTCGAATCTACACAAAACATTTCGGACCGCAACAAAAAACTGTGGGCATATTCTGGATCGATTAGCAATAAATCTTTCCAATCACCCGAGCTACGTGCTGAGCTATCCGACTATATTTCTAAAACATTACCAAAGCCAGATGCAATTGCATTTTGCTGTGTGGCTGGCAATGCTGCCATTCAAAATCTACGCAGCCTATTTCCGCAATGGCAAGAGCTTGAGTGGAAGCAGCTTTCAGGTGGCAGTACTTATGAGGGTGTACGTACACTCTATCAAGACCCAAGTAAACTGGGCGCAGACCGATGGGCCGCACTGATTGGTGCAAGAGCACTCTCCAATACCAATACGCTGGTGATTAACGCTGGGACGGCTACGACCATTGACTTACTAGGTGGCAATGGCGTTCATTACGGCGGCTGGATCTTGCCGGGTCTTAGCTTGATGCACGAGAGCCTTCAACAAAATACAGCCCAACTTCCATTAGCGGTTCGCCCTAGTAAGCCTGAAATACAAGCAGGCTTTGGTATTACAACGGATGAAGCTATTACCGGAGGGTGTGATGCGGCACAAATTGGAGCAATACTGCGTGCAGTCTATTTAGCTAAATCAATGAATCACCCAGTCGAACGAATTTGGCTTGACGGTGGTAATGCCAAAATTTTGGCAAATGCAATTAAACAATTTCCTGAGCTAGCGTCCCTACCTATTGAGCCTATCGAAGGCTTGGTACTGCGTGGTCTTTGGGCATGGCTCTTGCAAAATCTTTGA
- the rfaE2 gene encoding D-glycero-beta-D-manno-heptose 1-phosphate adenylyltransferase produces the protein MSSLPLPSFESKVCASAELEARIAELPRPLVFTNGVFDILHRGHASYLAQARALGASLVVGVNSDASVKMLGKGDDRPINTEADRQALLAALESVDLVVLFTEQTPVNLIAKIHPDIYVKGGDYEIDTLEETRLVKTWGGKAVAIPFLYERSTTTLLGKIRTS, from the coding sequence ATGAGCTCCCTACCTTTACCTTCTTTTGAGTCCAAAGTCTGTGCGTCTGCAGAGCTCGAGGCTCGTATTGCTGAACTTCCAAGACCTCTGGTGTTTACGAACGGCGTCTTTGATATTTTGCACCGCGGACATGCTAGTTACTTGGCCCAAGCCCGAGCATTAGGAGCGAGTCTAGTCGTGGGCGTGAACTCAGATGCCTCAGTCAAGATGTTGGGTAAGGGTGATGATAGGCCTATCAATACCGAGGCTGACCGCCAAGCTTTGTTGGCGGCGCTGGAGAGTGTGGATTTAGTCGTGTTATTTACGGAGCAGACGCCAGTGAATCTGATTGCAAAAATTCATCCGGATATCTATGTCAAGGGTGGAGATTATGAGATCGATACCCTTGAAGAAACGCGTTTGGTAAAAACCTGGGGCGGCAAAGCAGTCGCTATTCCATTTTTATATGAGCGATCTACTACAACACTACTGGGTAAGATTCGCACTAGCTAA
- a CDS encoding glutathione peroxidase yields MIRNLPRHLLALLFLVSATQLVQAAPPTSPSCSPLLSHTFLRLQDEAAQSLCQYQGKVILVVNTASFCGFTSQYEGLEKLYAKYKDRGLVVLGFPSNDFGQQEPGSNKDIAEFCKNTYDVKFPMFAKSSVSGSNPNPLFKMLIAKTGTTPKWNFYKYLIDRNGNVVDSYGSLTKPTSSSITSEIEKLLGEKI; encoded by the coding sequence ATGATTCGCAACTTGCCAAGACATTTATTGGCACTTCTCTTTCTGGTGTCTGCAACGCAATTGGTTCAGGCTGCGCCCCCCACATCACCCAGCTGCAGCCCTCTTTTGTCCCATACTTTTTTGAGATTGCAGGATGAGGCAGCTCAAAGCCTATGCCAATACCAGGGAAAGGTCATTTTGGTCGTTAATACAGCCAGCTTTTGTGGCTTTACAAGTCAATATGAGGGTCTAGAGAAGCTATATGCCAAATATAAAGATCGTGGCTTAGTTGTATTAGGGTTTCCATCAAACGATTTTGGGCAACAAGAGCCAGGTAGCAATAAAGACATTGCTGAATTCTGCAAAAATACCTATGACGTGAAGTTCCCCATGTTTGCTAAGAGTTCGGTCAGCGGCAGCAATCCCAATCCTCTATTTAAGATGCTGATTGCTAAAACTGGTACAACTCCCAAATGGAATTTTTATAAATACCTCATTGATCGCAACGGTAATGTAGTGGACTCATATGGCAGCTTGACTAAACCAACGAGCAGCAGCATTACTAGTGAGATAGAGAAACTTCTTGGAGAGAAAATTTAG
- a CDS encoding NAD(P)/FAD-dependent oxidoreductase encodes MGKKKVAIIGAGISGLGCAYALRQHPELDLTVFEGGNHIGGHSNTVDLTLETSEGKLTHGVDTGFLVFNRKTYPRLVRLFEEIQVPIAPSEMSFSVSIDTSEKTGRNKKIEWAGNDINSFFGQRRNLFSLSFWRMAYDILRFNRLATRLAEEQITAKLEYSEPDERIKDFLDRNRFSTSFRENYFLPMIGAIWSCSVEQMLEFPIHTMVRFCHNHGLLQIQNRPQWLTVKGGSREYVKLLVAALDKQQVQFVRESVSRVNVRKSENSQVEVITPLGSHWFDEVVMACHSDQTLELVHGIDQDARNILASVPYQKNRAILHTDRNFLPAAERCWAAWNYTAKSGATPTAQQHVSVNYLINRLQPLPSAFDDTQIIVSLNPLTDPNPSLVHEEIHYSHPVFDMRAVQAQKELPLIQGNSSIWYCGAWTGFGFHEDGLRSGELVAMDLMEKIAHRALPNSIKDVQ; translated from the coding sequence GTGGGTAAGAAAAAAGTTGCCATCATAGGCGCCGGTATTTCTGGCTTAGGATGCGCATATGCATTAAGACAGCACCCAGAATTAGATCTCACTGTATTTGAAGGCGGCAATCATATTGGCGGTCATAGCAATACGGTAGATCTCACACTAGAAACTTCTGAAGGTAAGCTGACTCATGGGGTGGATACTGGATTTTTGGTATTTAATCGCAAAACCTATCCCCGCTTAGTTCGTCTATTTGAGGAAATTCAAGTTCCGATTGCACCATCAGAAATGTCTTTTTCCGTCTCAATTGATACGAGCGAAAAAACAGGGCGCAATAAAAAGATTGAATGGGCTGGCAATGACATCAATTCTTTTTTTGGACAAAGAAGAAATTTATTCTCATTGTCATTCTGGAGAATGGCTTACGACATCCTACGCTTCAATCGTCTCGCTACTCGACTCGCAGAAGAACAAATCACTGCTAAGCTTGAATACTCAGAGCCAGATGAGCGTATTAAAGATTTTTTAGATCGCAACCGCTTTAGCACTAGCTTTAGAGAAAATTATTTCTTGCCAATGATTGGTGCTATTTGGTCATGCTCTGTTGAGCAGATGCTGGAGTTTCCAATTCATACCATGGTTCGCTTCTGTCACAACCATGGTCTTTTACAAATTCAAAATCGTCCGCAATGGCTTACTGTTAAAGGAGGTTCGCGAGAATACGTGAAGCTTTTAGTCGCGGCGCTAGATAAACAGCAAGTCCAATTTGTGCGCGAATCGGTTTCTCGTGTCAATGTCCGTAAATCAGAAAATTCTCAGGTCGAAGTCATTACCCCCTTAGGATCTCACTGGTTTGATGAAGTAGTGATGGCTTGTCATAGCGATCAGACTTTAGAGTTAGTCCATGGCATTGACCAAGATGCTCGGAATATTTTGGCCTCTGTACCCTATCAAAAGAATCGTGCAATTTTGCATACAGACAGGAATTTTTTACCGGCCGCTGAGCGCTGCTGGGCGGCTTGGAACTACACTGCAAAATCTGGTGCGACACCAACTGCGCAACAACACGTCAGCGTCAATTATTTAATCAACCGCTTACAACCTCTGCCTTCAGCATTCGATGATACGCAGATTATTGTGAGCCTAAACCCGCTAACTGATCCCAACCCATCGCTAGTCCATGAAGAAATTCATTACTCACATCCAGTATTTGATATGCGCGCGGTCCAGGCACAAAAAGAGCTGCCCTTAATTCAGGGTAATTCCTCGATTTGGTATTGCGGCGCATGGACTGGGTTTGGCTTTCATGAAGACGGTTTACGTTCAGGTGAATTAGTGGCAATGGATCTAATGGAAAAAATTGCTCATCGCGCCCTGCCCAATTCCATTAAAGATGTTCAGTAA
- a CDS encoding DUF1365 domain-containing protein, translating to MNLPTINFGTVKHRRFRPAKNAFGYGVFTLSIPMRARRSDPQLLSKHGLKDNQFGLFSFFDQDHGIGNVDSLSWIETILEQHHIQHIDGEIWLQTFPRVLGYVFNPVSFWICTQANGQVQAVLAEVNNTFGERHCYLLHHDSGAALKSGETLVSKKVFHVSPFCDVRGEYHFRFLFSQDSRSKRNIVCRIELHEDGSPLINTSISGLAQPLSKSALYLAFLRYPLMSLGVIGRIHWQALKLWLKGVPFHSKPKPPELEITR from the coding sequence ATGAATTTGCCAACGATTAATTTTGGTACGGTAAAGCATCGGCGTTTTCGTCCCGCTAAAAATGCGTTTGGCTATGGTGTATTTACTTTATCTATACCAATGCGTGCACGCAGGAGCGATCCGCAACTACTCAGCAAGCATGGTCTCAAAGACAATCAGTTCGGACTTTTTTCATTCTTCGATCAAGATCATGGAATAGGGAATGTAGATAGCCTGTCATGGATTGAAACAATTCTTGAGCAGCACCACATTCAGCATATTGATGGCGAGATTTGGTTGCAAACCTTCCCGCGAGTACTAGGCTATGTCTTCAATCCTGTCAGCTTTTGGATCTGCACTCAAGCCAATGGACAAGTTCAGGCCGTATTGGCGGAAGTGAATAATACTTTTGGCGAACGACACTGCTACTTACTTCACCATGACTCTGGTGCTGCACTGAAATCTGGAGAGACTTTGGTGAGCAAGAAAGTGTTTCATGTATCACCTTTCTGCGATGTTCGCGGGGAATACCATTTCCGTTTTTTATTTTCACAGGACAGTCGCTCCAAGAGAAATATCGTTTGTCGAATTGAGCTCCATGAGGATGGAAGTCCATTGATCAATACCAGTATCAGTGGCCTAGCTCAACCCCTGAGTAAAAGCGCACTTTACCTTGCCTTTCTACGCTACCCGCTAATGAGTCTTGGTGTGATTGGCCGCATTCATTGGCAAGCATTGAAATTATGGCTAAAAGGTGTACCCTTTCATTCAAAACCCAAACCACCAGAACTTGAAATTACCCGATGA
- a CDS encoding cyclopropane-fatty-acyl-phospholipid synthase family protein produces the protein MNRPGQSLLSRLTFSRPDRPKSKQQQYRASTHTLLGLLAQLRSGHLVLTLPNKEIREFGNKSDQLHAEIQVLDWSVFKQVLSHGDIGFAESYIRGEWNTPDLKAVLELAIRNRTILEKAIYGSWLGSIAYRLRHWFRDNSKSGSRKNIHAHYDLGNAFYSLWLDPTMSYSSAWFSEGDKQSLMDAQRAKIKHILDSIHAKPGDRLLEIGCGWGGFMEEALRNGNQVTGLTLSAEQKTFADTRLQKVVTETGNAHQFEVRLQDYRDCTERFDGIASVEMFEAVGENHWDEYFQVVAKRLKAGGRACIQTIVIAEDLFDRYRHSTDFIQQYVFPGGMLPSPSKFKAAAASAGLEVEAEFAFGSDYAKTLCLWHDSFNQKIEEIYRLGFDEAFIRLWNFYLMYCAAGFFEKNIDVVQYTLKHQDAIHSSDALCP, from the coding sequence ATGAATCGCCCCGGTCAATCACTACTGTCTCGCCTCACCTTCTCCCGTCCGGATAGGCCGAAATCAAAGCAACAGCAATATCGTGCAAGCACACACACCCTTTTAGGCCTCTTAGCGCAATTGCGAAGTGGGCATTTGGTTCTGACACTGCCAAATAAAGAAATAAGAGAATTTGGAAATAAGTCAGATCAACTACATGCAGAGATTCAAGTTTTAGATTGGTCTGTATTTAAACAAGTGCTATCCCATGGCGATATTGGCTTTGCCGAGAGTTATATTCGAGGTGAATGGAATACACCTGATCTCAAGGCTGTTCTAGAGCTAGCTATTCGGAACCGCACCATTCTAGAAAAAGCAATCTATGGAAGTTGGTTGGGCTCCATAGCGTATCGCCTGAGACATTGGTTTAGAGACAACTCCAAATCTGGAAGTCGTAAAAATATCCATGCTCACTATGATCTAGGTAATGCCTTCTATAGCCTCTGGCTAGACCCCACTATGAGCTATTCAAGTGCATGGTTCTCAGAAGGTGATAAGCAATCACTGATGGATGCGCAACGCGCAAAAATCAAACACATATTAGATTCCATCCACGCTAAACCAGGCGACCGACTGCTAGAGATCGGCTGTGGTTGGGGTGGATTTATGGAAGAAGCCTTACGCAATGGTAATCAAGTTACTGGTCTCACTCTGTCAGCAGAGCAAAAAACCTTTGCCGATACCAGACTTCAAAAGGTAGTTACAGAGACAGGGAACGCACATCAATTCGAGGTGCGCCTACAAGACTATAGAGACTGTACTGAACGATTTGATGGGATCGCCTCCGTTGAAATGTTTGAAGCGGTCGGTGAGAACCATTGGGATGAATATTTTCAAGTAGTTGCAAAGCGACTCAAAGCAGGGGGTCGAGCCTGCATCCAAACTATCGTCATAGCAGAAGACTTATTTGATCGCTATCGACACAGCACCGACTTTATTCAGCAATATGTTTTCCCAGGCGGCATGCTGCCCTCACCAAGTAAATTCAAGGCTGCTGCTGCCAGCGCAGGCTTAGAAGTTGAAGCTGAGTTTGCATTTGGTTCTGACTACGCTAAAACCTTATGCCTATGGCATGATAGCTTTAACCAGAAGATTGAAGAAATCTATCGCCTTGGATTTGACGAGGCTTTTATTCGACTGTGGAATTTCTATCTCATGTATTGCGCTGCTGGATTCTTCGAAAAGAATATTGATGTTGTGCAATACACCCTTAAACACCAAGATGCTATTCACTCAAGCGATGCCCTGTGCCCATGA
- a CDS encoding SDR family oxidoreductase, with protein sequence MKQKGINSFVNQRIWIIGASSGIGEACTQAFIKAGAKVALSSRRAERLNVLAKSAQSGQALVLPLDVTKQEQILSSYQKILEAWGGLDLLLFVSGVYTPLRADNFDFEIAQKTIDANLLGPMRAVGIVLPNMLKEHAGHIAIVGSVAGYSGLPKALAYGPSKAGIINFCETLYYDLLPQGVSVHMISPGFVATEATAQNDFEMPALITADEAAKEILTGLQAGEFDIHFPKRFSGFLKFLRILPYPLYFWIVRRFVKI encoded by the coding sequence ATGAAACAAAAAGGAATTAATTCATTTGTAAATCAACGTATTTGGATCATCGGCGCCTCCAGCGGAATTGGTGAGGCCTGCACTCAGGCCTTCATCAAGGCTGGCGCGAAAGTCGCTCTTTCTAGTCGTCGTGCTGAGCGCCTCAATGTCCTTGCTAAATCAGCGCAGTCGGGACAAGCATTGGTGCTCCCTCTTGATGTCACCAAGCAAGAACAGATCCTATCTTCCTACCAGAAAATTCTAGAGGCTTGGGGCGGTCTAGACCTACTACTATTTGTTTCGGGTGTATATACCCCCTTACGCGCTGACAATTTTGATTTTGAGATTGCACAGAAGACTATCGATGCCAATCTGCTAGGGCCTATGCGGGCAGTAGGCATTGTTTTGCCCAATATGCTCAAAGAGCATGCCGGTCATATTGCTATCGTGGGGAGCGTCGCCGGATACAGTGGATTACCAAAAGCCCTTGCATATGGACCGAGTAAAGCAGGGATTATTAATTTCTGTGAAACCCTGTATTACGACTTACTACCCCAAGGAGTGAGCGTACACATGATCTCACCAGGGTTTGTAGCTACTGAAGCGACTGCACAGAATGATTTTGAAATGCCAGCGCTCATTACCGCTGACGAGGCTGCAAAAGAAATCCTCACAGGACTACAGGCTGGAGAGTTTGATATTCACTTCCCTAAGCGGTTTTCAGGATTCCTAAAATTCCTCAGAATCCTGCCTTACCCACTCTATTTTTGGATCGTACGACGCTTCGTCAAAATCTAA
- a CDS encoding thiol:disulfide interchange protein DsbA/DsbL, translating into MITLSKSKRIFLSATILGLAVSFSGFVSAQSPKIEEGFDYRILPTPQPVESKGKVEVIEFFWYGCPHCYDFEPELNAWLKRQPKDVTFRKVPVAFRDDFMPHSQLFYALEAMGKGEVMNDKVMYAMHKENKRLMTENEIADWVASQGIDRNTFLATYRSFAVVSKARAARQMADTYRIDGVPTIVMQGRYVTSPSIAGTKAKAIVVMDFLEQKIRKDKYK; encoded by the coding sequence ATGATTACATTATCCAAATCTAAAAGAATTTTTTTATCCGCCACCATTCTGGGCTTGGCAGTTTCATTCTCAGGCTTTGTTAGTGCGCAAAGCCCTAAGATTGAAGAAGGCTTTGACTACCGCATTCTTCCTACCCCTCAGCCAGTTGAGTCCAAGGGTAAGGTTGAGGTGATTGAGTTTTTTTGGTACGGTTGCCCGCATTGCTATGACTTTGAGCCAGAGCTCAACGCCTGGCTTAAGCGCCAACCTAAAGATGTTACTTTTCGTAAAGTACCCGTTGCCTTTCGTGATGACTTCATGCCGCATAGCCAGTTGTTCTATGCCTTAGAAGCTATGGGCAAGGGAGAGGTGATGAATGACAAAGTCATGTACGCCATGCATAAAGAAAATAAGCGCCTCATGACAGAAAACGAGATTGCGGATTGGGTCGCCTCTCAAGGTATTGATCGCAATACTTTCTTGGCTACGTACCGTTCATTTGCTGTTGTATCTAAAGCCCGTGCTGCAAGACAGATGGCTGATACCTATCGTATTGATGGCGTGCCAACTATTGTGATGCAGGGTCGTTATGTGACATCACCATCCATTGCCGGGACTAAAGCTAAGGCGATTGTAGTGATGGATTTCCTAGAGCAAAAAATCCGCAAGGACAAGTACAAGTAA
- a CDS encoding SPOR domain-containing protein: MKNNNQYDSFDLKTQSTSSEYGGTILGFILGLGVGLGVAFVIAFYLSKNTPQERPGVRAPNLPLTIKSGPAPAEGEAAAPAEALDLNKPLQGKSAAPASDASDPIADLASGKKPAEVVPVPVAKSDAIYFLQVGAFNKRADADAQKASLAIQGIQSQLSEITSEGNTLWRVRVGPYNSIEESNPVRDKLNSMGIKPNVIKSGKS, encoded by the coding sequence ATGAAAAATAACAATCAATACGACAGCTTTGATCTAAAGACACAGTCTACGAGCTCAGAGTATGGCGGCACCATCCTTGGCTTTATCTTAGGGCTTGGTGTTGGTCTAGGCGTTGCTTTTGTGATTGCTTTTTATCTCTCAAAAAATACACCTCAAGAGCGCCCTGGTGTTAGAGCCCCCAATCTTCCCTTAACTATTAAATCAGGACCGGCACCGGCGGAAGGTGAAGCAGCTGCCCCAGCAGAGGCTTTAGATTTAAACAAACCTTTACAAGGTAAGTCTGCCGCACCAGCCTCCGATGCTTCGGACCCAATTGCTGATTTAGCTAGCGGTAAGAAGCCAGCTGAAGTGGTTCCAGTCCCTGTCGCAAAATCTGATGCAATTTATTTTTTACAAGTTGGCGCATTTAATAAGCGCGCGGATGCGGATGCTCAAAAAGCCAGTTTAGCTATTCAGGGTATCCAGTCTCAATTAAGTGAGATTACAAGTGAGGGTAATACACTGTGGCGTGTTCGTGTGGGTCCGTATAACAGTATTGAAGAAAGTAACCCCGTGCGTGATAAGTTAAATAGCATGGGCATTAAACCAAATGTTATTAAATCTGGTAAATCATGA